In Syngnathus acus chromosome 21, fSynAcu1.2, whole genome shotgun sequence, one genomic interval encodes:
- the itprid2 gene encoding protein ITPRID2 isoform X6: protein MLAAEDVALATMESPAILLDPVLPPDASSAGPKCSMASLRRRAWAKSRDSTWQETQKAQNNGEPLPDCTGESNGNPKKTSEEPALEGLTPNKITCWLDQCRTPLGASLEDQSAPAGKGAARNGCSFEDDLLLGDDADQLECVNKKTGSCLGADRKRSQYKEKAPSMNSTGSGKSSTVSSVSELLDLYEEDPEEILLNLGFGRDEPDMSSKIPSRFFNNSSAARGIDIKVYLGAQLQRMEVENPNYALTSRFRQIEVLTTVANQFIQLYGHVSGQPVQNVGDQGGGGEAAKERSPPSLFQRKKSALNAADRLKKSLSKHNLAAAVPTAEAAPPAAADEHVCKKDSRSLATVAEAGDKEQPARRRRLNGEPERDPAAADGSVLEPRAPEKAAAPQLAHLRTENTGDSFGMEEIQSNEDEALLARSSRNSADLLRTVSQQSDSSGFAEETSSLDAAANLKVQESSDSCDSETTVTSHPSLDAATPISLKQLAVDLPDARAEESEPTRGAGQENGSVHREGEDHQPLLQYKAHQLPKTLAAGGEAPEPSQEKDPPPLDLPHSDPPVLKSPFSGPPTSEPPSSDPLTSEPPSSDPLTSEPPPSDPLTSEPPPSDPLTSEPPSSDPLTSEPPPFDPLTSELPPSNPPTSNPLTSEPPSSDPPPSEPPPSEPPPSEPSSDLPTREASSDPPTSDPPTLEAPPTNSPRHRPSRADPFGPQAPPPSGQPFHLPASDSPVLRALMRVKERLGDAGPHLSRSGHRGGLPLQRSSSLPSSLLSPTRVVSSVEIQLGQRGRRAFCSQPRYAFRYSQEPCADSPTCISTLVIPKLPESGEPRVPVRSPRSLRSASPPTEWPWITQSVPDLSSAQELFGHYGQGRTPVLSSSPSPRAGSPLSAPPVDQSLLYPYGSLPNLLQHSFPLGGAPHYASLWNVPLGSPPIAQHHYHTAYHSLPHSPPYPGYRQAYQQLSPWSPPAWHHGLGNGFHPGQSPHPASPYSGHVGQNRSSHPGVGDSPHLAHSHAHNPYPGVGPGPYPGHTVAHGPHPALGPGYGSHAGHILAHDLHPGLGAGYGLHPGHNLAHDPRLGPGYGLRSGSSPASGQLLSGTEMELRRVLHDIRGTVHTLNQRADASDAGPRASCRQALDELRRKRRSLAAFRAQMGELELSVVRQQALVYKHLSPADRLEAEQLESLRSSVREELLELEQRLDDKVMELTEEAGPCQVSALLREQFILQSELSYDERASVAGGAASPRRPSTPGADPVCDPHKPAVYRASVNITPAPPPRPDRQRDRLQEDEGESSKEERSHEALGDDNDLNRLVMEIGESGLQEVRRPQMSEEPSPPGRAPGRSL, encoded by the exons ATGCTAGCAGCTGAAGATGTTGCCCTAGCAACCATGGAGAGTCCCGCCATCCTCCTAGACCCAGTCCTGCCTCCAG ATGCCAGCAGCGCCGGGCCCAAGTGCAGCATGGCCTCCCTACGACGGCGGGCCTGGGCTAAGAGTCGGGACTCTACTTGGCAGGAAACGCAAAAGGCCCAGAACAACGGCGAACCCCTGCCAGACTGCACCGGCGAGTCCAACGGGAATCCAAAGAAAACCTCTGAAGAACCAG CTTTGGAAGGACTCACTCCCAACAAGATCACCTGTTGGCTCGACCAATGCAG AACGCCGCTGGGAGCGTCGCTGGAGGATCAGAGCGCACCTGCGGGCAAAG GGGCGGCGAGGAACGGCTGCAGCTTCGAAGATGACCTTTTGCTGGGAGATGACG CCGACCAACTTGAGTGCGTCAACAAGAAGACTGGATCCTG TCTGGGCGCCGATCGCAAGAGGAGTCAGTACAAAGAAAAAGCCCCAAGTATGAACTCCACCGGCTCGGGAAAGAGCAGCACCGTGTCCAG CGTGTCGGAGCTGCTGGACCTGTACGAGGAGGACCCGGAGGAGATCCTGCTCAATTTGGGATTCGGGAGGGACGAGCCCGACATGTCCTCCAAGATCCCCTCGCGCTTCTTCAACAACTCGTCGGCGGCGCGCGGCATCGACATCAAG GTCTACCTGGGAGCTCAGCTCCAGCGGATGGAGGTGGAGAACCCCAACTACGCTCTGACAA GTCGCTTCCGTCAGATTGAGGTGTTGACCACGGTGGCCAATCAGTTCATCCAGCTTTACGGTCACGTGTCCGGTCAGCCCGTCCAGAACGTCGGCGATCAAG gaggcggaggagaggCCGCCAAGGAGCGGTCGCCGCCGTCGCTTTTCCAGAGGAAGAAATCTGCTCTGAACGCGGCCGACCGTCTGAAGAAGAGCCTGAGCAAGCACAACCTGGCGGCGGCGGTGCCGACCGCCGAGGCGGCGCCGCCAGCCGCCGCCGACGAGCACGTGTGCAAGAAGGACAGCCGCTCGCTGGCCACCGTCGCCGAAGCAGGCGACAAGGAGCAGCCCGCGAGGCGCCGCCG CCTAAACGGCGAGCCCGAGCGTGATCCGGCGGCGGCGGATGGGAGCGTGCTTGAGCCGCGGGCTCCCGAGAAGGCGGCGGCGCCCCAGCTCGCTCACTTGCGCACAGAGAACACCGGCGACTCCTTCGGCATGGAGGAG ATTCAGAGCAACGAAGACGAAGCTCTTCTGGCCAGATCGTCCCGAAACTCAG CAGACCTGCTGCGGACGGTGAGCCAGCAGTCGGACAGCAGCGGCTTCGCCGAGGAGACGTCGTCGCTGGACGCCGCCGCCAACCTCAAG GTTCAGGAGAGCAGTGACAGCTGCGACAGTGAAACCACGGTGACATCGCACCCCTCGCTGGACGCGGCCACGCCCATCTCTCTCAAACAATTGGCGGTCGACTTGCCCGACGCGCGGGCCGAGGAGTCGGAACCCACTCGCGGCGCCGGCCAGGAAAACGGGAGTGTCCACCGGGAAGGGGAAGACCACCAGCCGCTGCTGCAGTACAAGGCCCACCAGCTCCCCAAGACCCTCGCGGCGGGAGGGGAAGCGCCAGAACCTTCTCAAGAAAAGGACCCGCCCCCATTGGATCTGCCGCACTCAGATCCGCCCGTCTTGAAATCGCCATTCTCGGGACCGCCGACCTCGGAACCGCCGTCCTCTGATCCATTGACCTCGGAACCGCCGTCCTCTGATCCATTGACCTCGGAACCGCCGCCCTCTGATCCATTGACCTCGGAACCGCCGCCCTCTGATCCATTGACCTCGGAACCGCCGTCCTCTGATCCATTGACCTCGGAACCGCCGCCCTTTGATCCATTGACCTCGGAACTGCCGCCCTCTAACCCGCCGACTTCTAATCCGCTGACCTCGGAACCGCCGTCTTCCGATCCACCGCCCTCCGAACCGCCGCCCTCCGAACCGCCGCCCTCCGAACCGTCCTCAGATCTGCCCACCCGGGAAGCATCCTCTGATCCGCCCACCTCGGACCCGCCGACTTTGGAAGCGCCGCCGACAAATTCCCCCCGGCATCGGCCATCCCGGGCCGATCCCTTCGGTCCTCAAGCTCCGCCTCCCTCAGGCCAGCCTTTCCATCTCCCCGCCTCAGACTCCCCCGTCCTGCGCGCGCTGATGCGCGTCAAGGAGCGTTTGGGCGACGCGGGTCCGCATTTGAGCCGAAGCGGTCATCGAGGCGGTCTTCCCTTGCAAAGGTCCTCCTCTCTCCCGTCCTCGCTGCTGTCCCCCACCAGGGTGGTGTCGTCGGTGGAGATCCAGTTAGGGCAGCGGGGCCGCCGGGCCTTTTGTAGCCAGCCCCGCTACGCTTTCCGCTACAGCCAGGAGCCCTGCGCCGACTCGCCCACCTGCATCTCCACCCTAGTTATCCCCAAACTTCCCGAGTCTGGCGAGCCACGTGTTCCGGTGCGCTCGCCCCGCTCGCTGAGAAGTGCCAGCCCCCCCACCGAGTGGCCCTGGATCACCCAGAGCGTCCCCGATCTGTCCTCCGCTCAGGAGCTGTTTGGACACTACGGGCAGGGCAGGACCCCCGTCCTCTCCTCGAGCCCTAGCCCCAGAGCGGGGAGCCCGTTGTCCGCCCCCCCTGTGGACCAGTCCCTTCTGTACCCCTACGGCAGCCTCCCCAACCTCCTCCAGCATTCGTTTCCTTTGGGTGGAGCGCCCCACTACGCCAGCCTGTGGAACGTCCCTCTGGGAAGTCCCCCCATTGCGCAGCACCACTACCACACGGCGTACCATTCGCTTCCCCACAGCCCGCCCTACCCGGGTTACCGGCAGGCTTACCAGCAGCTCAGCCCCTGGTCTCCCCCCGCGTGGCATCACGGCCTCGGGAACGGCTTTCATCCGGGTCAGAGTCCCCACCCGGCTAGCCCCTACTCGGGTCACGTCGGCCAGAACCGCAGTTCCCACCCCGGAGTTGGCGACAGCCCTCATCTGGCTCATAGTCACGCTCACAACCCCTACCCGGGTGTCGGCCCGGGCCCCTATCCGGGTCATACCGTGGCTCACGGCCCCCACCCTGCTCTCGGTCCGGGTTACGGCTCGCACGCGGGTCATATTCTGGCTCACGACCTCCACCCGGGTCTCGGTGCCGGTTACGGCTTGCACCCGGGTCACAATCTGGCTCACGACCCCCGTCTGGGTCCGGGGTACGGCTTGCGCTCGGGCTCGAGTCCGGCTTCCGGTCAGCTCTTGTCCGGCACGGAGATGGAGCTGAGGAGGGTTCTTCATGACATAAGGGGGACCGTTCACACTCTCAACCAG CGCGCCGATGCCTCGGACGCGGGTCCCCGAGCTTCCTGTCGACAG GCCCTGGACGAGCTCCGCCGGAAGCGGCGCAGCCTGGCCGCCTTCCGGGCACAGATGGGCGAGCTGGAGCTGTCCGTGGTCCGCCAGCAGGCGCTGGTCTACAAACACCTGAGCCCCGCTGACAG GCTGGAGGCGGAGCAGCTGGAGTCGCTACGTTCGTCCGTCAGAGAGGAACTGCTGGAGTTGGAACAGCGGCTGGACGACAAAGTGATGGAGCTGACGGAAGAGGCGGGGCCATGCCAG GTGTCAGCACTCCTGAGGGAGCAGTTCATCCTCCAATCGGAGCTGAGCTACGACGAGCGCGCCTCCGTGGCCGGCGGGGCCGCCTCGCCCCGTCGGCCCTCGACGCCGGGTGCGGATCCGGTTTGCGACCCGCACAAACCCGCCGTGTACCGGGCGTCCGTCAATATCACACCGGCGCCGCCCCCTCGTCCCGACAGGCAGCGGGACCGGCTCCAGGAGGATGAGGGAGAGAGCAGCAAAGAGGAGAGATCGCACGAGGCCCTGGGCGACGACAACGACTTGAACCGGCTCGTTATGGAG ATCGGTGAGAGCGGGCTGCAGGAAGTGCGGCGGCCGCAGATGTCGGAGGAGCCCTCGCCGCCCGGCCGGGCGCCCGGCCGGAGCCTCTAG
- the itprid2 gene encoding protein ITPRID2 isoform X5, with the protein MLAAEDVALATMESPAILLDPVLPPDASSAGPKCSMASLRRRAWAKSRDSTWQETQKAQNNGEPLPDCTGESNGNPKKTSEEPALEGLTPNKITCWLDQCRTPLGASLEDQSAPAGKGAARNGCSFEDDLLLGDDADQLECVNKKTGSCLGADRKRSQYKEKAPSMNSTGSGKSSTVSSVSELLDLYEEDPEEILLNLGFGRDEPDMSSKIPSRFFNNSSAARGIDIKVYLGAQLQRMEVENPNYALTSRFRQIEVLTTVANQFIQLYGHVSGQPVQNVGDQGGGGEAAKERSPPSLFQRKKSALNAADRLKKSLSKHNLAAAVPTAEAAPPAAADEHVCKKDSRSLATVAEAGDKEQPARRRRLNGEPERDPAAADGSVLEPRAPEKAAAPQLAHLRTENTGDSFGMEEIQSNEDEALLARSSRNSADLLRTVSQQSDSSGFAEETSSLDAAANLKVQESSDSCDSETTVTSHPSLDAATPISLKQLAVDLPDARAEESEPTRGAGQENGSVHREGEDHQPLLQYKAHQLPKTLAAGGEAPEPSQEKDPPPLDLPHSDPPVLKSPFSGPPTSEPPSSDPLTSEPPSSDPLTSEPPPSDPLTSEPPPSDPLTSEPPSSDPLTSEPPPFDPLTSELPPSNPPTSNPLTSEPPSSDPPPSEPPPSEPPPSEPSSDLPTREASSDPPTSDPPTLEAPPTNSPRHRPSRADPFGPQAPPPSGQPFHLPASDSPVLRALMRVKERLGDAGPHLSRSGHRGGLPLQRSSSLPSSLLSPTRVVSSVEIQLGQRGRRAFCSQPRYAFRYSQEPCADSPTCISTLVIPKLPESGEPRVPVRSPRSLRSASPPTEWPWITQSVPDLSSAQELFGHYGQGRTPVLSSSPSPRAGSPLSAPPVDQSLLYPYGSLPNLLQHSFPLGGAPHYASLWNVPLGSPPIAQHHYHTAYHSLPHSPPYPGYRQAYQQLSPWSPPAWHHGLGNGFHPGQSPHPASPYSGHVGQNRSSHPGVGDSPHLAHSHAHNPYPGVGPGPYPGHTVAHGPHPALGPGYGSHAGHILAHDLHPGLGAGYGLHPGHNLAHDPRLGPGYGLRSGSSPASGQLLSGTEMELRRVLHDIRGTVHTLNQRADASDAGPRASCRQALDELRRKRRSLAAFRAQMGELELSVVRQQALVYKHLSPADRLEAEQLESLRSSVREELLELEQRLDDKVMELTEEAGPCQDADRAAASSALGAVEPVSALLREQFILQSELSYDERASVAGGAASPRRPSTPGADPVCDPHKPAVYRASVNITPAPPPRPDKEERSHEALGDDNDLNRLVMEIGESGLQEVRRPQMSEEPSPPGRAPGRSL; encoded by the exons ATGCTAGCAGCTGAAGATGTTGCCCTAGCAACCATGGAGAGTCCCGCCATCCTCCTAGACCCAGTCCTGCCTCCAG ATGCCAGCAGCGCCGGGCCCAAGTGCAGCATGGCCTCCCTACGACGGCGGGCCTGGGCTAAGAGTCGGGACTCTACTTGGCAGGAAACGCAAAAGGCCCAGAACAACGGCGAACCCCTGCCAGACTGCACCGGCGAGTCCAACGGGAATCCAAAGAAAACCTCTGAAGAACCAG CTTTGGAAGGACTCACTCCCAACAAGATCACCTGTTGGCTCGACCAATGCAG AACGCCGCTGGGAGCGTCGCTGGAGGATCAGAGCGCACCTGCGGGCAAAG GGGCGGCGAGGAACGGCTGCAGCTTCGAAGATGACCTTTTGCTGGGAGATGACG CCGACCAACTTGAGTGCGTCAACAAGAAGACTGGATCCTG TCTGGGCGCCGATCGCAAGAGGAGTCAGTACAAAGAAAAAGCCCCAAGTATGAACTCCACCGGCTCGGGAAAGAGCAGCACCGTGTCCAG CGTGTCGGAGCTGCTGGACCTGTACGAGGAGGACCCGGAGGAGATCCTGCTCAATTTGGGATTCGGGAGGGACGAGCCCGACATGTCCTCCAAGATCCCCTCGCGCTTCTTCAACAACTCGTCGGCGGCGCGCGGCATCGACATCAAG GTCTACCTGGGAGCTCAGCTCCAGCGGATGGAGGTGGAGAACCCCAACTACGCTCTGACAA GTCGCTTCCGTCAGATTGAGGTGTTGACCACGGTGGCCAATCAGTTCATCCAGCTTTACGGTCACGTGTCCGGTCAGCCCGTCCAGAACGTCGGCGATCAAG gaggcggaggagaggCCGCCAAGGAGCGGTCGCCGCCGTCGCTTTTCCAGAGGAAGAAATCTGCTCTGAACGCGGCCGACCGTCTGAAGAAGAGCCTGAGCAAGCACAACCTGGCGGCGGCGGTGCCGACCGCCGAGGCGGCGCCGCCAGCCGCCGCCGACGAGCACGTGTGCAAGAAGGACAGCCGCTCGCTGGCCACCGTCGCCGAAGCAGGCGACAAGGAGCAGCCCGCGAGGCGCCGCCG CCTAAACGGCGAGCCCGAGCGTGATCCGGCGGCGGCGGATGGGAGCGTGCTTGAGCCGCGGGCTCCCGAGAAGGCGGCGGCGCCCCAGCTCGCTCACTTGCGCACAGAGAACACCGGCGACTCCTTCGGCATGGAGGAG ATTCAGAGCAACGAAGACGAAGCTCTTCTGGCCAGATCGTCCCGAAACTCAG CAGACCTGCTGCGGACGGTGAGCCAGCAGTCGGACAGCAGCGGCTTCGCCGAGGAGACGTCGTCGCTGGACGCCGCCGCCAACCTCAAG GTTCAGGAGAGCAGTGACAGCTGCGACAGTGAAACCACGGTGACATCGCACCCCTCGCTGGACGCGGCCACGCCCATCTCTCTCAAACAATTGGCGGTCGACTTGCCCGACGCGCGGGCCGAGGAGTCGGAACCCACTCGCGGCGCCGGCCAGGAAAACGGGAGTGTCCACCGGGAAGGGGAAGACCACCAGCCGCTGCTGCAGTACAAGGCCCACCAGCTCCCCAAGACCCTCGCGGCGGGAGGGGAAGCGCCAGAACCTTCTCAAGAAAAGGACCCGCCCCCATTGGATCTGCCGCACTCAGATCCGCCCGTCTTGAAATCGCCATTCTCGGGACCGCCGACCTCGGAACCGCCGTCCTCTGATCCATTGACCTCGGAACCGCCGTCCTCTGATCCATTGACCTCGGAACCGCCGCCCTCTGATCCATTGACCTCGGAACCGCCGCCCTCTGATCCATTGACCTCGGAACCGCCGTCCTCTGATCCATTGACCTCGGAACCGCCGCCCTTTGATCCATTGACCTCGGAACTGCCGCCCTCTAACCCGCCGACTTCTAATCCGCTGACCTCGGAACCGCCGTCTTCCGATCCACCGCCCTCCGAACCGCCGCCCTCCGAACCGCCGCCCTCCGAACCGTCCTCAGATCTGCCCACCCGGGAAGCATCCTCTGATCCGCCCACCTCGGACCCGCCGACTTTGGAAGCGCCGCCGACAAATTCCCCCCGGCATCGGCCATCCCGGGCCGATCCCTTCGGTCCTCAAGCTCCGCCTCCCTCAGGCCAGCCTTTCCATCTCCCCGCCTCAGACTCCCCCGTCCTGCGCGCGCTGATGCGCGTCAAGGAGCGTTTGGGCGACGCGGGTCCGCATTTGAGCCGAAGCGGTCATCGAGGCGGTCTTCCCTTGCAAAGGTCCTCCTCTCTCCCGTCCTCGCTGCTGTCCCCCACCAGGGTGGTGTCGTCGGTGGAGATCCAGTTAGGGCAGCGGGGCCGCCGGGCCTTTTGTAGCCAGCCCCGCTACGCTTTCCGCTACAGCCAGGAGCCCTGCGCCGACTCGCCCACCTGCATCTCCACCCTAGTTATCCCCAAACTTCCCGAGTCTGGCGAGCCACGTGTTCCGGTGCGCTCGCCCCGCTCGCTGAGAAGTGCCAGCCCCCCCACCGAGTGGCCCTGGATCACCCAGAGCGTCCCCGATCTGTCCTCCGCTCAGGAGCTGTTTGGACACTACGGGCAGGGCAGGACCCCCGTCCTCTCCTCGAGCCCTAGCCCCAGAGCGGGGAGCCCGTTGTCCGCCCCCCCTGTGGACCAGTCCCTTCTGTACCCCTACGGCAGCCTCCCCAACCTCCTCCAGCATTCGTTTCCTTTGGGTGGAGCGCCCCACTACGCCAGCCTGTGGAACGTCCCTCTGGGAAGTCCCCCCATTGCGCAGCACCACTACCACACGGCGTACCATTCGCTTCCCCACAGCCCGCCCTACCCGGGTTACCGGCAGGCTTACCAGCAGCTCAGCCCCTGGTCTCCCCCCGCGTGGCATCACGGCCTCGGGAACGGCTTTCATCCGGGTCAGAGTCCCCACCCGGCTAGCCCCTACTCGGGTCACGTCGGCCAGAACCGCAGTTCCCACCCCGGAGTTGGCGACAGCCCTCATCTGGCTCATAGTCACGCTCACAACCCCTACCCGGGTGTCGGCCCGGGCCCCTATCCGGGTCATACCGTGGCTCACGGCCCCCACCCTGCTCTCGGTCCGGGTTACGGCTCGCACGCGGGTCATATTCTGGCTCACGACCTCCACCCGGGTCTCGGTGCCGGTTACGGCTTGCACCCGGGTCACAATCTGGCTCACGACCCCCGTCTGGGTCCGGGGTACGGCTTGCGCTCGGGCTCGAGTCCGGCTTCCGGTCAGCTCTTGTCCGGCACGGAGATGGAGCTGAGGAGGGTTCTTCATGACATAAGGGGGACCGTTCACACTCTCAACCAG CGCGCCGATGCCTCGGACGCGGGTCCCCGAGCTTCCTGTCGACAG GCCCTGGACGAGCTCCGCCGGAAGCGGCGCAGCCTGGCCGCCTTCCGGGCACAGATGGGCGAGCTGGAGCTGTCCGTGGTCCGCCAGCAGGCGCTGGTCTACAAACACCTGAGCCCCGCTGACAG GCTGGAGGCGGAGCAGCTGGAGTCGCTACGTTCGTCCGTCAGAGAGGAACTGCTGGAGTTGGAACAGCGGCTGGACGACAAAGTGATGGAGCTGACGGAAGAGGCGGGGCCATGCCAG GACGCGGACCGGGCGGCGGCCAGCTCGGCGCTCGGAGCCGTGGAGCCG GTGTCAGCACTCCTGAGGGAGCAGTTCATCCTCCAATCGGAGCTGAGCTACGACGAGCGCGCCTCCGTGGCCGGCGGGGCCGCCTCGCCCCGTCGGCCCTCGACGCCGGGTGCGGATCCGGTTTGCGACCCGCACAAACCCGCCGTGTACCGGGCGTCCGTCAATATCACACCGGCGCCGCCCCCTCGTCCCGA CAAAGAGGAGAGATCGCACGAGGCCCTGGGCGACGACAACGACTTGAACCGGCTCGTTATGGAG ATCGGTGAGAGCGGGCTGCAGGAAGTGCGGCGGCCGCAGATGTCGGAGGAGCCCTCGCCGCCCGGCCGGGCGCCCGGCCGGAGCCTCTAG